Below is a genomic region from Aurantimonas sp. HBX-1.
GATCATGAGCGCCTTTCGGGTCGCTGCGGCGGCATGACGGCTGGAATGCCTGAGGGGGCGCCGGCCGGCGCCCCCTCAGCGATCATGTGTGGCCGCCCGGCGGCCGGATCAACCGGCGGGCGTCGCCGTCGAGGCCGTGGGCACGCCGGGCTGCGGGACCGCATCGGGGGTTGCCGCCGGGGCGGCGGCATCGAGCGCGACGTTCACGGCGAGCACGTTGACGCGGGGCTCGCCGAGGATGCCGAACGTCCGGCCCGACGTGCCGCCGGCGATGAGGCGCCGGACATCGTCGACCGCCATGCCGCGCGCCTCGGCGATGCGCGGCGCCTGAAGCGCCGCGTAAGCCGGCGAAATATCGGGGTCGAGGCCGCTGCCGGACGTGGTGACGGCGTCGGCCGGCAGCAGGGAGGCGCCGGTCTCGGCCTTCAGCGCGGCGGCATCGGCCCCGATCCGTTCGGCCAGCTTGGCGCTGGTAGGCGCGAGGTTGGTGCCGGAGGAGGCGGCACCATCGTAGCCGTCGCCCGCCGCCGAGGGGCGCGGATGGAGATATCCCGCCTGCGAGAAGGGCTGGCCGATCAGCGCCGAGCCGACCGTGGTTCCGTCGCGGGTAACGAGGCTGCCCGACGCCTGGTCCGGAAAGACCGCACCCGCGACGGCGGTCATGGCTGCCGGGTAGAGGAGGCCGAGCAGCACGGTGAAGATGCCGAGGAGTGTCGCCGCGGCGCGGATCTGGGAAAGCATGGTTGGTCTCCTTGGGAGGGGTTCAGGCGAGGCCAAGGGCGGAGACGGCGACGTCGATCAGCTTGATGCCGACGAA
It encodes:
- the kdpC gene encoding potassium-transporting ATPase subunit KdpC, with translation MLSQIRAAATLLGIFTVLLGLLYPAAMTAVAGAVFPDQASGSLVTRDGTTVGSALIGQPFSQAGYLHPRPSAAGDGYDGAASSGTNLAPTSAKLAERIGADAAALKAETGASLLPADAVTTSGSGLDPDISPAYAALQAPRIAEARGMAVDDVRRLIAGGTSGRTFGILGEPRVNVLAVNVALDAAAPAATPDAVPQPGVPTASTATPAG